The bacterium genome has a window encoding:
- a CDS encoding ParA family protein, which translates to MTRVLTVTNQKGGVGKTVLACHLALAGIEKHKRVLLIDLDTQANATLTLTLDLSLPKKNGGSAHLFSRTPLDPIPTASGVEVLHGHQHLDALDAEYSLEQALPIRDELRQLPYDLIVVDTPPAIGLRHVGPILWCDVCLTPLEPNAYSISGLSHTLNTLSFARRLNPGVRSRAIINRYIKRSKQHAFYIAEIARHIELTKPFLPLRVAVPDALDAGVPVWRFSRAAPETKRQWRELCGGFACE; encoded by the coding sequence GTGACGAGAGTTCTCACCGTCACAAACCAGAAGGGCGGCGTCGGCAAGACCGTCCTCGCCTGCCACCTGGCGCTCGCCGGCATCGAGAAGCACAAGCGGGTTCTCCTGATCGACCTCGATACCCAGGCCAACGCGACGCTGACCCTGACGCTGGACCTGTCCCTGCCGAAGAAGAACGGTGGCTCGGCCCATCTGTTCTCCAGAACGCCACTCGACCCGATTCCGACGGCCTCCGGAGTCGAGGTACTGCACGGGCACCAGCACCTCGACGCGCTCGACGCCGAGTACAGCCTCGAGCAAGCTCTGCCGATTCGCGACGAGCTGCGGCAGCTCCCCTACGACCTGATCGTCGTCGACACCCCGCCGGCAATCGGCCTGCGGCACGTGGGGCCGATCCTCTGGTGCGATGTCTGCCTGACCCCGTTAGAGCCCAACGCCTACTCGATCTCCGGCCTCTCCCACACTTTGAACACACTGAGCTTCGCCCGCCGGCTCAACCCCGGCGTGCGCTCCCGCGCCATCATCAACCGCTACATCAAGCGCTCCAAGCAGCACGCCTTCTACATCGCCGAGATCGCCCGGCACATCGAGCTCACGAAGCCGTTCCTGCCGCTGCGGGTCGCTGTCCCTGACGCCCTCGACGCCGGCGTGCCCGTCTGGCGCTTCAGCCGTGCCGCACCCGAGACCAAAAGGCAGTGGCGCGAACTCTGTGGAGGATTCGCCTGTGAATAG
- a CDS encoding DUF429 domain-containing protein: protein MKTHGVPLAKMFVEGAPRIERSPCSVLPCRPNGCDSLVLEAYPGRVARWAIGRRPYKTETKSKDTSAMRDARRDLIAAVLSGRLPKQYGVSVDLDDEVREELGDDFKGDRLDALLCAIQAAWAVSNKSFGIPQNAHIEEGWIVDPHCVET, encoded by the coding sequence ATGAAGACTCACGGCGTTCCGCTGGCCAAGATGTTCGTGGAAGGAGCACCACGGATTGAGCGGTCGCCGTGTTCGGTTCTCCCCTGCCGACCAAACGGTTGTGACTCGCTTGTTCTGGAGGCTTATCCGGGTCGCGTCGCACGGTGGGCGATCGGTCGCAGGCCCTACAAGACCGAAACGAAGAGCAAGGACACATCGGCAATGCGCGACGCTCGCCGCGACTTGATCGCCGCGGTCCTCTCAGGCCGCTTGCCGAAGCAATACGGAGTCTCGGTGGATTTAGATGACGAGGTCAGGGAGGAGCTCGGCGACGACTTCAAAGGAGATCGGCTGGACGCACTCCTGTGTGCGATCCAGGCGGCATGGGCCGTTTCGAACAAGAGCTTCGGGATCCCGCAGAATGCCCACATCGAAGAAGGTTGGATCGTGGATCCTCATTGCGTGGAGACGTAG